From the Cryptomeria japonica chromosome 2, Sugi_1.0, whole genome shotgun sequence genome, one window contains:
- the LOC131078878 gene encoding pectinesterase-like produces MGSEQYISSKSIQRFLFTVLTSVLITGAVIFVVTGSNEREEQVTSRRLQETSNVLQDACSSTLYPELCVSSISNYGWLSSKADHMEVVETAVKVGISAVQKIKTHVQKLSSPGLDFRQRGAVTDCMEMFDDTLDELDDTLSDLQNATFLTMPTHAADLKTLLSGAITNQYTCLDGFHLCKGHLKQDLSAELLNISHLVSNSLAMVCNISAKANEVLGNMDSLPNTRRRLLSDDFVSSDKNGFPLWMSAGDRRLLQSPSRNVKVDAVVAKDGSGRYKTIAAAVAAAPEKSSSRYIIYIKKGVYLENVDVSKNKHNIMFIGDGKDVTVIAGNRNFVDGYTTFHSATVAVMGKGFVARDITFRNTAGPGKHQAVALRVGSDFSAFWKCSFEGFQDTLYVHSHRQFYRECDIYGTVDFIFGNVAAVLQNCNILARKPAAGQKIMYTAQGREDPNENTGISIQNCRLSATSDLVAAKSSFKVYLGRPLRKYSRTVIMHSHLDDLIHPAGWHEWEGNFALSTLYYGEFMNRGSGAATENRVKWKGHRVIKSSSEANQFTVNQFVQGNSWLPSTGVQFTAGFTG; encoded by the exons ATGGGCTCCGAGCAATACATCAGCAGCAAGAGTATTCAGAGATTTCTGTTTACTGTACTGACTTCAGTATTGATCACTGGTGCCGTTATCTTCGTTGTAACCGGAAGCAATGAGAGAGAAGAACAAGTGACTTCTAGACGATTGCAAGAGACGTCGAATGTGTTGCAAGATGCATGCAGCAGCACGCTTTATCCAGAGCTCTGCGTTTCCAGTATTTCAAACTATGGCTGGCTGTCGAGCAAAGCCGATCATATGGAAGTCGTGGAAACCGCTGTGAAGGTGGGTATAAGCGCCGTGCAGAAGATCAAGACCCACGTCCAAAAGCTTTCTAGCCCTGGTCTTGACTTCAGGCAGCGGGGCGCCGTCACAGACTGTATGGAGATGTTCGATGACACGCTGGACGAGCTCGATGACACGCTGTCCGATTTGCAAAACGCCACATTTTTGACGATGCCAACGCACGCCGCAGATCTGAAGACGCTGCTGAGTGGAGCCATTACTAACCAGTACACGTGTCTCGATGGCTTCCACCTCTGCAAAGGCCATCTCAAACAAGACTTGAGTGCCGAGTTGCTCAACATCTCGCATTTGGTCAGCAATTCGCTTGCAATGGTGTGTAACATTTCTGCTAAAGCAAATGAAGTGCTTGGCAATATGGATTCACTTCCCAACACGCGGCGCCGTCTTTTGTCGGACGATTTCGTGTCGTCTGATAAGAATGGCTTCCCGTTATGGATGTCGGCGGGAGATCGACGGCTTTTACAGAGTCCTTCCCGAAATGTTAAGGTCGATGCTGTTGTTGCCAAGGACGGGAGTGGTCGTTACAAAACCATTGCGGCGGCGGTGGCTGCAGCTCCGGAGAAGAGCAGTTCCAGATATATTATCTATATTAAAAAAGGTGTGTATCTGGAGAACGTTGATGTTTCCAAAAACAAGCACAATATCATGTTCATTGGAGACGGCAAAGATGTCACTGTGATCGCTGGCAATCGAAATTTTGTGGACGGCTACACAACTTTTCATTCTGCAACAGTTG CTGTGATGGGGAAAGGATTCGTTGCCCGTGACATAACCTTCAGGAACACGGCAGGACCGGGCAAGCACCAGGCGGTAGCCCTTCGAGTGGGATCAGATTTTTCGGCATTCTGGAAGTGCAGCTTTGAGGGGTTCCAGGACACCCTTTACGTTCACTCACATCGCCAATTCTACCGAGAATGTGACATCTACGGCACTGTAGACTTCATCTTTGGAAACGTTGCAGCTGTTTTGCAGAATTGTAATATCTTGGCCCGAAAGCCCGCAGCAGGCCAAAAGATAATGTATACTGCTCAGGGCAGGGAGGACCCCAATGAAAACACGGGCATCTCCATTCAAAATTGCAGGTTGTCAGCGACCTCTGATCTGGTTGCAGCAAAAAGCTCGTTCAAAGTTTATCTGGGAAGGCCATTGAGGAAATATTCTCGTACTGTAATAATGCATTCGCACCTAGACGATCTGATACATCCTGCCGGTTGGCATGAATGGGAAGGAAACTTTGCATTAAGTACGCTTTACTATGGAGAATTCATGAACCGTGGTTCCGGTGCTGCTACAGAAAATAGGGTGAAATGGAAGGGCCACCGTGTGATTAAGAGCTCGAGTGAGGCAAACCAATTTACAGTAAATCAATTCGTACAAGGAAATTCGTGGTTGCCTTCTACAGGCGTTCAGTTTACTGCAGGTTTTACTGGATAG
- the LOC131078799 gene encoding pectinesterase gives MGSEQYNNSKRSQRFLLTALASVLIFGALIFVAIGSKGREEHVGSRRLKETSNHVLQDACSSTLHPELCVSSISSYGELSSKADHMEVVQTAVKVGISAVQKIKTHVQRLSRPGLDTRQRGALKDCMEMFDDTLEELDDTLSDLQNATFLTLPRHAADLKTLLSGAITNQYTCLDGFHLCKGHLKQDLNAELLKISHLVSNSLAMVCNITDKANQVLGNSDSLPNGRRRLLSDDFVSSDDDGFPSWMSAGDRRLLQAPAQNVQVNAVVAKDGSGRYTTIAAAVAAAPEKSASRYVIHIKKGVYQENVDVSKNKHNIMFIGDGKDGTVITGNRNVKDGSTTFHSATVAVTGKGFVARDITFKNTAGPAKHQAVALRVGSDLSAFWKCSFEGFQETLYVHSLRQFYRECDIYGTVDFIFGNAAVVFQNCNIMARKPDPNQKIMYTAQGREDPNQNTGISIENCRMSATSDLVAAKSSFQVYLGRPWKQYSRTVIMQSHLDDLIHPAGWHEWDGNFALSTLYYGEYNNRGPGASTANRVKWGGYRVITSSTEANQFTVSQFLQGNSWLPSTGVQFTAGFTG, from the exons ATGGGCTCCGAGCAATACAACAACAGCAAGAGATCTCAGAGATTTCTGCTTACTGCATTGGCTTCAGTACTGATATTTGGTGCTCTTATCTTCGTTGCAATCGGAAGTAAAGGGAGAGAAGAACATGTGGGTTCTAGACGATTGAAAGAGACGTCAAATCATGTGTTGCAAGATGCATGCAGCAGTACGCTTCATCCAGAGCTCTGCGTTTCCAGTATTTCAAGCTATGGCGAGCTGTCCAGCAAAGCCGATCATATGGAGGTCGTGCAAACCGCTGTAAAGGTGGGTATAAGCGCCGTCCAGAAGATCAAGACCCACGTCCAAAGGCTTTCTCGTCCTGGCCTTGACACCAGGCAACGCGGTGCTCTCAAAGACTGTATGGAGATGTTCGATGACACGCTGGAGGAGCTCGATGACACGCTGTCGGATTTGCAAAACGCCACATTTTTGACGCTGCCAAGGCACGCGGCTGATCTGAAGACGCTGCTGAGCGGAGCCATTACTAACCAGTACACGTGTCTCGATGGCTTCCACCTCTGCAAAGGCCATCTCAAACAAGACTTGAATGCGGAGTTGCTCAAAATCTCGCATTTGGTCAGCAATTCGCTTGCCATGGTGTGTAACATTACTGATAAGGCAAATCAAGTCCTTGGCAATTCGGATTCACTTCCCAACGGGCGGCGCCGCCTTTTGTCGGACGATTTTGTGTCCTCCGACGATGACGGCTTCCCGTCGTGGATGTCGGCGGGAGATCGACGGCTTTTACAGGCTCCTGCCCAAAATGTTCAGGTTAATGCTGTTGTTGCCAAGGACGGAAGTGGTCGTTACACAACCATTGCGGCGGCGGTGGCTGCAGCTCCGGAGAAGAGCGCGTCCAGATATGTCATCCATATTAAAAAGGGGGTGTATCAGGAGAACGTTGATGTTTCCAAAAACAAGCACAATATCATGTTCATTGGAGACGGCAAAGATGGCACAGTGATCACTGGCAATCGAAATGTTAAAGACGGCTCCACAACATTTCATTCTGCAACAGTTG CTGTGACGGGGAAAGGATTCGTAGCCCGTGACATAACCTTCAAGAACACGGCAGGACCGGCGAAGCACCAGGCGGTGGCCCTTCGTGTGGGATCAGATCTGTCGGCATTCTGGAAGTGCAGCTTTGAGGGGTTCCAGGAGACCCTTTACGTTCACTCCCTCCGCCAATTCTACCGAGAATGTGACATCTACGGCACTGTAGACTTCATCTTTGGAAACGCTGCAGTTGtttttcaaaattgtaatatcatgGCACGAAAGCCCGATCCAAACCAAAAGATAATGTACACTGCTCAGGGTAGGGAGGATCCCAATCAAAACACGGGCATCTCCATTGAGAATTGCAGGATGTCAGCGACCTCTGATCTGGTTGCAGCAAAAAGCTCGTTCCAGGTTTATCTAGGAAGGCCATGGAAGCAATATTCTCGTACTGTAATAATGCAATCACACTTAGACGATCTGATCCATCCTGCCGGTTGGCATGAATGGGACGGAAACTTCGCATTAAGTACGCTCTACTATGGAGAATACAATAACCGTGGTCCTGGTGCTAGTACTGCAAATAGGGTCAAATGGGGAGGCTACCGTGTGATTACGAGCTCGACCGAGGCAAATCAATTTACAGTGAGCCAATTCTTACAAGGAAATTCGTGGTTGCCATCTACAGGCGTTCAGTTTACTGCAGGTTTTACTGGATAG